The Streptomyces durmitorensis genome contains the following window.
ACCAACCGCTCCAGCGTCTCGCCCTCATCCATGGGCCAAGCCTATGCGTGCCGGGTGTCCAGCATCGTCGCCCCGATCCCGGCGACCACAGCGGCGAGGCCCTTCTCGAACCCCGCGTCGTAGTCGCGGAACATTTCGTCCCCGGCCGCCGAGGCGAGCGGATACGCGGCGAGCCGCTGCGCGCGGGCCTCCAGGTCGTAGCCGCCCCCCTCCTTCGCGGGGTCGGGGCCCATCGACTGCTCCTCGATCACGTAGCCGATCGTGTAGCTGTACCCCGTGAGCCAGGCGCGGGCCGCGCCGCCCGGCGTGAAGCCCCCCGCCGTGAGCATGCGCAGGTGCGCCTCCATGGGGGCGGCGTACGACATGTCCGTGAAGCGCGTACCGCTGTAGACCTTCGCGCCGTCGCGGTACCTCAGCAGGTGCCGCCGCAGGCCGCGCATCGCGGCGGCGAAGGCGGTCGGCCAGTCGGCGTCCGGTACCGCCTCCGCCGCGAGCTCGTCGTTCATGCGCCGCAGCATCTCCGTCGCCATCTCGTCGAGCAGCGCCTGCTTGTCCTTGAAATGCCAGTACAGAGCGGGCGCCTTGACGTCCAGCTCCTTGGCGATGGCGCGCAGGGAGAGCCCGTCGAGGCCCGTCTCGTTCAGGAGCTTCAGGGCGGTGCGCGCCACGCGGGTGCGGTCCAGGGGTGTCGTAGCCACCTTGACAATTTAACACCGTTAAGCGCAGGCTCCGGGCATGGCACTTAACAGCGTTAAGGACGGAGCCGTCATGGCTGTCATGACCGACGTACTGATCGTGGGCGCCGGACCCACGGGCCTGACCCTCGCCTGCGACCTCGCTCGACGCGGCGTGGACGCCCTGGTCGTCGAGCGGGCCGACACCCTCTTCCCCGGCTCCCGCGGCAAGGGCATCCAGCCCCGCACCCAGGAGGTCTTCGACGACCTCGGGGTCATCGAGGCGGCCGAGGCGGCGGGCGGCCCCTACCCGGTCGGCATGGTCTGGCAGGACGGCGAGCGGCAGGGCGAGCACCGGATGTTCGAGGAGAGTGAGCCGACCCCGGACGCCCCGTACGACCGGCCGCTGATGCTCCCCCAGTGGCGCACGCAGGAGATCCTCCACGCCCGCCTGCGCGAACTCGGCGGCGCGGAGATCGAGTTCGGCGCCGCACTGACCGGCCTCGCGCAGGACGAGGAGGGCGTCACCGCCCGGCTCGCGGACGGCAGGACGGTCCGCGCCGCCTACGCCGTGGCGGCCGACGGCGGCCGTTCGACCGTGCGCGCGGCGCTCGGCATCGGCATGACGGGCGAGACCGTCGACCCGAACCCGATCCTGGTGGCCGACGTCCGCATCCCCGCCCTGGACCGCGACAACTGGCACATGTTCCCGCCCGCCGCCGACGGCGGGGGCTTCCTGGCGATCTGCCCGCTGTCGGGCACCCCGGACTTCCAGCTGACGGCCCAGTTCACGGACGGGACCGCCCCCGACACCTCGCTCGAAGGCGTACGCAAAGTCGTCGCCGCCCGTACGCACCTGGCCGCCGACGAGGTGACCGAGGTGCGCTGGGCCTCCGACTTCCGGCCGCGCGCGGCGATGGCGGACCGGTTCCGCGCAGGCCGCGTGTTCCTGGCCGGCGACGCGGCGCACGTGCACTCACCCGCGGGCGGCCAGGGCCTGAACACCAGCGTGCAGGACGCGTACAACCTGGGCTGGAAGCTGGGCGCGGTCCTGCGGGGCGGCGCCCCCGACGCACTCCTCGACACGTACGAGGCCGAGCGGCTGCCCAACGCCGCGCAGATGCTGGGCCTTTCCACCCGCATCCACCGGGGCGAGGAGCGGCGCGGGGAGGCCACCCGCCAGCTGGGCCTCGGCTACCGGGACAGCTCCCTGTCGGTGGAGACCCGCACGGACCTCCCGGACGAGGCGCTGCGGGCGGGCGACCGAGCACCGGACGGGCCGTGCGGCGCGGGACGGCTCTTCGACGCGTTCAGGGGACCGCACTGCACACTGCTCGCGGTCGGCACGGATGCCGAACTGCCTTCGCTGGACGAGGAGTTGGTGCACGTACACCGCGTCGATGCCTACGCGCCCTACGGCAAGGGCCTCTTCCTGGTGCGCCCGGACGGGTACGTCGGCTGGGCGGGCGAGGACGCGAGGGGCCTGACCGACTACGTCAGGCTGATCCGCCAGGACAACTCATCCGCGAAGACAGTTGACCTCAAGCAAACTTGAGGTTCTACCTTCAGGGCATGGACACTTTCACGTACTCCCACAGCGACGAAGACCTCATCGACCAGCCCATCGGCTACTGGGCATCGGCCGCGGGTGAGGCCGTCGTCCACCACATCCGCACCATGCTCGCCGAGTCCGGGCTCACCCAGCCCGAGTGGTGGATCCTGAACCAGATCGTCGCCGACGACGGCCGCGACAAGGCGGCCGTGCTCGCCACTCTGCGCGGCTACCTGAACGTGGGCGACGGCTCCCTGCAGCACGACATCCGCGCCCTGCACGAGCGCGGCCTGCTCACCGAGGACGCCGACGGCCGCCTCCGCATCACCGATGAGGGCCGCACCCTGCGGGACAACACCGCCCTGCGCCAGCAGAAGACCCGGGACCAGATCCACCAGGGCATCCCTGAGGAGGAGTACATCCGCACCCTCAAGGTCCTCCAGCGCATGATCCACAACGTGGGCGGGTCGGCCTGGCACCACTGAGGCCTGCCCCTCCCGGATCGGTCAGTCGCCGTCCAGGAGGGTGTCCACGGGCAGGTCGAGGGTGACGCCCACGGACGGGGGGACGGGGACGGACTGGCCGCGCTTGTAGCGGGAGCAGGTCACGTACTCGTCCCCGTCGGGGTCCGAGTACACCAGCACCTCGTCGTGCTTCCGGTCGACGACGACGTATACGGGAATGCCCGTCCTGGCGTAGGTCTCGACCTTCGTGACCAGTTCGTCGGCCCGGTTGGACGATGTCACTTCCATGACCAGGCGGAACACATGCGGGGCGTAGCAGTTCTTCTCGACGACCTCGTCTTTGTAGTCCACGTCGACGATGGACAGGTCGGGCACCGCAAAGTCGTCAGGGCCGGTCGGCAGCCAGAGGCCGATGCCCTGCACATGGCGGAGCCCCGCCTCCCGGGCCCCAGCCTTGTAAAGCTCCACGGTGAGCCAGGACAAGGTGTCCTGGTGCTGACCATCCGGCGGCGGTGTCACAACAATGCTCCCGTTGAGGATCTCCACCCGGTGTCCGGGCAGCTCTTCCCAGAGGCGGTCGGCAGCATCGGCGAGCGACGTCTCATGCATTATCACGGCCATGGCAGCCTCCTTTCGGGAGCACTCTTCATGAGCGTAACCGCCCCCGCCGTCATTCCGCCCTGCATCACCCATTCGAGTAACCCCCCTGGTCAGAACGCGTCCGTCGGCACGTACGCCCCCCACACCTCCCGCAGCGCGTCGCACACCTCGCCCACCGTCGCCCGCGCCCGCAGCGCGTCCTTCATCGGGTAGAGGACGTTGGCCTCTCCCTTGGCCGCCTCCTGGAGCGAGGAGAGTGCCGCGTCCACCGCCGCCCGGTCGCGCTCCGCCCGCAGCCTCGCGAGGCGGGCCGCCTGCTGGGCCTCGATGGCGGGGTCGACGCGGAGGGGTTCGTAGGGCTCCTCCGCGTCCAGCTGGAAGCGGTTGACGCCGACCACCACGCGTTCACCGGAGTCGGTCTCCTGGGCGATGCGGTAGGCGCTGCGCTCGATCTCGCTCTTCTGGAAGCCGTGCTCGATGGCGGCCACCGCGCCGCCCATGTCCTCGACGCGCTCCATGAGCCCAAGGGCCGCGGCCTCGATGTCGTCCGTCATCTTCTCGACGACGTACGACCCGGCGAACGGGTCGACCGTGGCGGTCACGTCCGTCTCGTACGCGAGGACCTGCTGCGTGCGCAGGGCCAGGCGCGCGCTCTTGTCGGTCGGCAGCGCGATCGCCTCGTCGAAGGAGTTCGTGTGCAGGGACTGGGTGCCGCCGAGCACCGCGCCCAGGCCCTGGACCGCGACCCGGACGAGGTTCACCTCGGGCTGCTGGGCGGTGAGCTGGACCCCGGCCGTCTGCGTGTGGAAGCGCAGCATCAGCGACTTCGGGTTCTTCGCGCCGAACTCGTCGCGCATCACGCGGGCCCAGATGCGGCGCGCGGCACGGAACTTGGCGACCTCCTCCAGGAGCGTCGTACGTGCCACGAAGAAGAAGGACAGGCGGGGCGCGAAGTCGTCCACGTCCATGCCCGCCGCGACCGCCGTGCGGACGTACTCGATGCCGTCGGCGAGGGTGAAGGCGATCTCCTGCGCGGGCGTCGCACCCGCCTCGGCCATGTGGTAGCCGGAGATGGAGATGGTGTTCCACTTCGGGATCTCGGCCCGGCAGTACTTGAAGATGTCCGCGACCAGGCGCAGCGACGGCTTGGGCGGGAAGATGTACGTGCCGCGCGCGATGTACTCCTTCAGGATGTCGTTCTGGATCGTGCCCGTCAGCTCGCCTGCGTCGACGCCCTGTTCCTCGCCCACCAGTTGGTACATGAGGAGCAGCAGGGCGGCGGGGGCGTTGATCGTCATCGACGTCGACACCTTGTCCAGCGGGATGCCGCCGAACAGGACGCGCATGTCGTCGATCGAGTCGATCGCGACGCCCACCTTGCCGACCTCGCCGGACGCGATCGGGGCGTCCGAGTCGTGGCCCATCTGCGTGGGCAGGTCGAAGGCGACGGAGAGGCCCGTCGTGCCGTTCGCGATCAGCTGCTGGTAGCGGGCGTTGGACTCGACGGCCGTGCCGAAGCCCGCGTACTGGCGCATCGTCCAGGGGCGGCCGGTGTACATGGTGGGATACACGCCGCGTGTGAAGGGATAGGCGCCCGGTGCGCCCAGCTTCGTCGCGGGATCCCAGCCGTCGAGGGCCTCGGGGCCGTACACGGGCTCGACGGGCAGTCCGGACTCCGAATCACGCGCCATCGCTCTGCGCCTCCTGCGAGAGATCCTTCTCCGTTACTTCTCCGGTATAGCGGTCCTCCCCCAGCATGCGGCAACGTTCAGGGGTGGTCACTCGCGGGGAACACTCTCAGCGAGGCTGTGGAGCAGTTCAGCGATGACGGGGGTCGTTGTGGGCAAAGGTGCGATAGCCGTGGGGGCCGTGGTCGCGGTCGCCCTGGTCGGCGGGTGCAAGGCGCAGGCCGTCGACTCGGACGGGAAGGCGCAGCCGGTCAGGATCTCCCCCACGAAGACGAAGTCGGACGGGACCGGCCCCGATGAGCCGTCCGGGCCGTCCAAGGGGACGGCCGAGGGACCTTCCGAGGCGGCGCCGACCCCCGAGCCGGCGCCGAAGACGCTGCTCGCGCCGGGGCAGCGCGGCGACCAGGTGCGTGAGCTGCAGGCCAGGCTCCGGCAGATCGCCTGGTTCTTCGACAACCCCTCGGGGACGTACGGCTCGTCCACGACCTCCGCGGTCAAGGGGTTCCAGGGCAAGCGCGGGCTGCCCCGCACGGGCACGACGGACACGGTGACCTGGCAGAAGCTGGTCGGCATGACGCGCGAGCCCACGAAGTACGAGCTGTACTCGGGAGGCGGCATCCCGGCGTCGAAGCCCGACAAGCGCTGCATGACCGGCCGCGTCCTGTGCATCAGCAAGGAGAGCCGCACGCTGACCTGGATGATCGACGGCAAGGCCGTCTCGACGATGGACGTGCGCTTCGGCTCGCAGTACACCCCCACCCGTGACGGCACGTTCACCGTCTACTGGAAGTCACGCCACCACGTCTCGACGCTGTACGACACCGCCATGCCGTACGCGATGTTCTTCAGCGGCGGCCAGGCCGTGCACTACTCGTCGGACTTCGCGGCGACCGGTTACAACGGCGCTTCGCACGGCTGCGTGAACGTACGGGACGAGAAGAAGATCGCGAGTCTGTTCTCGCAGGTAAAGAACGGCGACAAGGTCGTCGTCTACAAGTGAGGCCGGCAGATGCGGAGAACGGCCCGGGGCCGGATTAATCAGCGTGGGCGGGATCGGGGGAACGTCTCCCGCCCACGCTGGTGGCACTGAGCCAAAGGTACGGGGGGAACCCCTGGCTCGTGCGCGGGCCGATGACCAGTCGGCTCACTTCTTACTGCGTCGCTGCTCCAAAAAACGTCACACCTGCGGCGCGCGATGTTTCCGAGCAGGTCAGAGGCCCACCGGGACGCGGGCAGGACTCGGCTAGGACCCGTTATCGGGCAGTACGGGCTGCGCGCTGTACGAGGCGGTCACCGTGGGCGCCGGATGCGGCACCGAGGGGGCCACGATCGGCGGGACGGGGCTGCTGCCGCCGTTGCCCCAGTGGTCGTTGCCGCCGCCGGACGTTCCGTCGCCGTTGCCCTGGTCGCCGTCGCCGCCGTTGTCTCCGTCGTCGCCGCCGTTGCCGCCATCGCCGCTGCCGCCGTTGTGCTCGCGGTCGTTGCCCGATCCGTCCAGGACACGGCCGCAGAACTCGGTCACCCGCCGGGGTCCCTTGGCGGCTTCCTCCAGGCGGCGCCTCTTGTCGCCCTGGAGCTCTCCGCTGCGGTAGTCGCGGCAGGCGGAGACCACCTTGCGGTACCAGTCGCTCGCCTCGTCCTCGCGCTGCGGGTCGCCGGAGCCGGGCTGCGTGGTGCCCGCGCCGCCGTTGCCGCCCTTGGACGTGCTCTTTGGGTCCTCGACTTCCTGCGGCGGCGCGCTGCTGCCGGGTTCGCGCGTGGGGTCTTCCGGGGTGGTGGTCACGTCGTCGGGCTCGACGTCCGGCGCGCTGCTCGCGTCGTCGGACGGCGACGAGAGCGGTTCGGGCGAGGCGACGGACGAGGCGGAGGCCGCGGGGCCCGGCTTGTCACGGTCGCCGAACGGCGAGGGGAGCACGCCCGTGCCGGCCGCCACGGCGACTCCGCCGATCATGCAGCCGGCCAGCACCGCGGCGAGTCCGTACCGCAGGGGGCGGGCCCAGCGTGCGGGGCGCGGAGACTCGGACGAGCGGCCGATATGCACCGTTTCGCCCGCTCCCACGCGCGTAGAAGCTGTCCGTGCATGAGGGCCACGAGCCTCCCGGAACGCCGCGAGCGCGGCGGCTTCACCAGGGAGTTCGGAGGAAATGTCGGCCGGTACGACGGAGCCCGCGCGGTCGTCGGCGGCCAGTGCGGCCAACGCCTTGGCCAGTTGCGCGGCCTGTTCCCGCGCCTGAGGGTCGGTGCTGTCGATGCCGTCGGTGCCGTCAACGCCGTCGGTGCCGTCGGTGCCGTCGGTGCCGTCGAAGGGGTCACCGCTCAGCAAACGCTCCGCCGCTTCGCGGTCCAGCCACCTGTAATCCTCGTCGGCCATCACATGTCCTTCTGCGCCCGGATACGCGAATGCGTCACACCGGCGGACGTCACCGCAGGCCCGCGCCGCTCCCTCTGGGGCGGTACCGCGTCCAGCGCACCCTGACTCGGCGGGCCGTCGGCGCCGAGCAGTTCCGCGAGCCGCTTCAGGCCGCGGTGCGCGGCGGTGCGGACGGCTCCGGGGCGCTTGCCGAGGGTCAGGGCCGCGCTCTTGGCGTCGAGGCCGACGACCACCCGGAGCACGACCGCTTCCGCCTGGTCCTGCGGGAGCTGGGCTATCAGGGCGAGGGCGTCTCCGGTCGCGAGGGACTCCATCGCCTCGTCGGCTGTGTCCGCTTCGCCCGGCTTCCCGGTCAGCTCGGTCTCGTCGCCGCCTATCGCCGGGCGGCGGCCCCGCATACGTATGTGATCGAGCGCGCGGTTGCGCGCTATGCGCGCGGCCCAGCCGCGGAACCGGTCCGCGTCGCCGCTGAACCGGTCGAGGTCCCGGGCTATCTGCAGCCAGGCCTCGGACGCGACATCCTCCGCGTCCGGGTCTCCGACCAGCGTTCTTACGTAGCCGAGCAGCCGCGGGTGCACGGCGCGGTACACAGTCCGGAACGCGGTCTCGTCCCCGTCCTGCGCCGCAAGCACCGCGGCGGTCAGTTCCGCGTCGTCCCCCAGCACAACTTCTCCCTATGCGCCTACACCGGTTGCGGTCCTGCCCCCGCAGCCTGGCGCGAAGCAGCACGCTACGGGCTGAAGTGGGCTCACGTCCATGTTTGGTACAACGCGCAACTAGCGCGTGACAGTACGCGGTGTGACAGAAAACGCACCCGCGGCGCTGAAGGGAGTACGGGCCGCGTGCGGTCCGTCCGCGTGACGGCCGGGGTCTCTCCTGTGGGGGGTGGCGACCCCGGCCGCTCACCTTGGCGGGGGCCCTGGGCGGATCTCCCCCCTGTGGCTTCGCCCCTTCCCCCTTGGCTTCGGGCGCCGCTCCCTCTCCCCTTGTTCGTCTGCGGGTTGGTCGTGGCTGGTCGCGCCGTTCCCCGCGCCCCTTCGGGGCGCTCCCCCGGCCGCTCCTCAACCGGTGTGGGGCTTGGGCTGCTTGGGGGGCTTGGGGGGCTTCGCGTTTTTCGGCTCCTTGGAGTGCTTGTTGTGGCTCTCCTTGGGGGCCTTGCTCTTGCCCTTGTCCTTGCCTTTGCCCTTGCTCGCGTCCTTCGCCTTGCCGGGCTGCTCCGCCTGCGGCGGCGTCGGCGAGGCCGGGCGCTGTGCGGGGGCCGTTGTGCGGGGCGGGCTCGGGCGGTCGCGGTCGGGGGCGCTGGTGTCCGGCGTAGGCGACGCGTTGATGGAGGCGAGAGCGACCCCGCCGAGCAGCACGCTCGCGATCACCGCGCCCACCGCCGCCCGCAGCGAACCCAGCGCACGGCCTCGTGCGCTCGGACGCCAGTCGTCGCGGCGGCGGGTGCGTGCCCGGTGGTTGCCCCCGTCCCGCGCGGAGCGGAACGCGGCGACCGCACGGCTCTGGGCGTCGGCGTCGACGGCGCCGGAACGCACCGCCTCACCCAACACCGCGTCCACGCGTTCGTTCACGCCCATCCTGACTCCCCGGTCATCTCGACTCCCCCAGCGGACCGGCGCCGTCATCCGTCACACCTCGCGCCGCGCCCAACTGCTCGGCGAGCCGCTTGAGGCCCCGGTACGCGGCGGTACGCACCGCCCCGGGGCGTTTGCCGAGCACCCGCGCCGTCGCCGGGGCGTCCAGGCCGACGACCACCCGCAGCAGCACCGCCTCCGCCTGATCCCGCGGCAGCCCAGCGATCAGCGCGATGGCCTGCTCCGTGGAGATCGACTCGAGCGCCTGCTCCGACGTGCTGTGCGGTCCGGGGAGTTCGAGCATGTCCTGTTCGAGGGCGGACGGGCGCGGCCTGACCTTCTGGCGCCGCAGATGGTCGAGGGCCCGGTGGCGCGCGATGGTCGCCGTCCAGCCGCGGAAGCCCGCGCCGTCGCCCCGGAACCGCCCCAGGTCGCGGGCGATCTCCAGCCAGGCCTCGGCCGCAATGTCCTCGGCGGTCTCTCCGTCGTGGCCGACCAGACCCCGCAGATAGCCGACGAGCCCCGGCTGCACCAGGCGGTACGCGACCGCGAAGGCCGCCTCGTCGCCCTCCTGTGCCCGCGCGACCGCGGCGCCCAGCTCCTCGTCCCGCGCCTGTGCGCGACGGGGTTCCCCTCCTCGACCCACGCTTTCCCATCCGTACCGCTGCGACACTGCTCACCGTGTCCGTGCCCCCACGGTGAGCTGCGCCAAGGTCCACAGAAATGTCACAGGTCCGGGCGGTTCAGACCTCGAAGAGCGAGCCACCGCCGAGGCCGACGTCCGCCAGGTCGAGGACCAGGGACGGGTCGGGGGCCCGCGCGACGACCGGCTTGTCGTAGTCGGACATTTCCATCTCCATGCGCACGTCGTCCTTTGTCTGTGTCATGCCGACGAGGTACGGCTTGTCGCCCGTCGCCAGGTAGACGGTCATGTCGTTGCCGCCGTCCGTCGCTTCGAGCGGCGTCACCCGCCGCCCGTGCCACTGCCTCTCCGGCAGCGCCCGCGTCCCGCTCAGATCGGTGAGTGAGCCGCCGTCGAGGTCGCCGAGCGCCGTGCCCAGGTCGCACATCTGCGCCGGCGAGGCCGCGCTCGGCGCCCGGCGCTCCGTCGGGATCCTCATGTACTTGCCGCGCGCGAGCGCCGTCCGCTCCCTGGCCCTGGCCGCGACCTCCGGGCGGCCGCTCGCCTCACCGGCGGCACGGATCGCGTCGAGCGCCTCGCCCGAGAAACGGAAGTAGGCCTCTTTGGCACTGATCATGACGATGTCGCCGCTCTTGGTGGGCCCGTCGTCGAACGTCCCGGTGCATCTGTTGTGGCGGTCCATGTGCACGGAGATCTTCTGGTGCTTGGCGGGGCCGGTGATCTCGGCGCTGATGCGCAAGGTGTCGGCGCTCTTGAGCAACTCCATGGCCTCCCCGGAAAGCCGCTCGCCCCGCACCTCGTCGGCGGGCTTCGGCGGCTCCGACGGCGTCCGCTCGACCAGCCCCTCGTACACCTTCCCCTCACCACCACCGCAGGACACGAGCGCCCCCATCACGAGACAGCAGGCGACTCCCCGCACCCACCGGCGTCTCTTCCCCACCACAGAAACCACGCTCCCCACCCGCACTTCTCTCTCACTCCCCGTTCACAGCTGTCAGGTGACCCAGCGCAACGCATTACCCAAACGTCACACCTCAGAAGTGCGGGATACGTCACGTCGCATTTCGCCCAGCCACGTACAACCGTTTGACCCTCGGGCCGGTCGTAAGCACTCGTTTTGGTCAACCGGTAATTCCGCTAAGGGGTGGGGTATTTGAGCCCGCGTAAACCGCGCGATACAGCGCGAACCACGCACGCGTACAGACCGCTGAGTCTCAAGCGCAGGGCGTGGCTGACGATCGGAGCCGTCGTGCTGGGGGGCGCGGGGGCCGTCACGTACGCGATGGCGGATCCCTCGACCGGGGACTCGACGGACGAGGTCTCCCGCGGCAAGCGCCCGGTGAGTGTGCACGACATCGCGCTCAGGGCCGACGGCGCCAAGGAGAGGGAGCTGCCGCGCACGTCGACGAAGCAGTTCTCGCTGCTCGGCGTCTCATGGACCGGCGTGACGAAGGAACTTGAGGGCACGGCCCAGGTCCGCACCCGCTCCATCGAGAGCGCCAAGTGGACCGGGTGGCAGAGCCTGGACCTGGAGCTGCACCTGCCCGAGAAGGCCGAGGCGGGCATGCGCGCGGCCTCCGAGCCGCTGTGGGTCGGCCCTTCGGACGGCGTCGAGGTCCGCGTGGTGGCGGCGGACGGCACCTCAAGTGAGGCGCTCCCCAAGGGACTTGAGGTCAACCTCGTGGACCCGGGTGTGACGTCCAAGGAGGCGGACAACCCGGCGCTGGACGGTTCCGCGATGGCGCCGGCGGCGTTCGCGGCCCCCGCGGCCGACGAGACGACGGTGCCACCGGACCCGGGTTCGGGCGGCGGTTCCGGGGAGCCCGCGCCGTCGGACCCCCCGACTGACCCCCCGACGGAGGCACCGACAGAGGCACCCTCCTCGCCCACCCCCACGGATCCGGGCACCGAGCCGCCCACGTCCCCCGCCCCCACGGGCTCCCCCACCGCCTCCCCTGACCCGGAGCCCACGGTTCCGCCCGCTCCGCCGTCCACCGTCAGCAAGCCGCCCATCCTCAGCAGGGCGGCGTGGGGCGCGGACGAGTCCCAGGTCGAGGACCCGCCGGAGTACATAGACAAGGTCAAGGCGGTCTTCGTCCACCACACGGTCGGCACGAACGACTACAGCTGCGCCCAGTCGGCGTCCCTGGTCCGCGGTGTCATGACGTACCACGTGAAGACCGAGGGCTGGAACGACCTCGGCTACAACTTCCTCGTGGACAAGTGCGGCCAGGTCTTCGAGGGCCGCGGCGGCGGCACCGATCTGCCGGTGCGCGGCGCGCACACGTACGGCTTCAACGGCGAGTCCGCGGGCATCGCGGTGCTCGGCGACTTCGAGGGCGACCCGGCCACGGGCAAACCGGCGGGCAAGCCGACCCGCGCGACCCTGGAGTCGGTGTCGCGCGTCGCGGCCTGGAAGCTGGGCCAGTACGGCGGCGACCCGCTGGGCAAGGCCACGCTGACGGCGGCCGACGACACGGGCGTGTGGAAGAAGGGCGACACCCCGTCGCTCAACACGATCTCGGGCCACCGGGACGGCTTCGCGACGGCATGCCCCGGCAAGACCCTCTACGCGAAGCTCGGCGAGATCCGCCGCTACGCGGCGAGCCCGGCCCGCAACTCCGCGATCCCCACGTCGGACTCCAACCGGGACGGCATCACGGACCTGGTGGCGGGCACGCCCAAGGCATCGGGCGGCGTGGGCAGCCTGACGGTCGTGCCGGGCGGCCTCGACGGCCCGGTGAGCGGGCTGAAGAAGACCCTCACCCAGTCGAGCCCCGGAGTCCCCGGCGCCTCGGAGGCGGGCGACAACTGGGCGGCGGCCACGGCCTGGGGTGACATCAACGGCGACGGATACGCGGACCTGGCGATCGGCGCCCCCGGCGAGGACGACACCACGAACAAGGACCGCGGCGCGGTCACGATGCTCTACGGCCCGGACTTCACCACCGGCACGGACATGCAGCTGGCGGACGACTTCCACTACCCGGGTGCCAAGTTCGGCTCCGCGGTGGCGGTCGGCGACTTCAACGCGGACGGCAAGGCGGACGTCTTCGCGGCGTCCACCGGCACCGGCGGCACCTGGGCGGCACGCTTCAAGGCGGGCAGCGAGGTGGGCGGCACCCTGACGTCGGGCGACACGGCCATCTCGTACGCGGATGCCGCGTCCGGCGACTTCAACCGTGACGGCTACGCGGACGTGGCGCTGAACTACCGCGACCAGTCGGGGATCGGCCGCGTGCAGTGGTTCAAGGGCACGAGGTCGGGCCTGAGCAGGGTCGGTTCGCTGACGGTGAAGGGCGGCAGGTCACTGGCAGTGGGCGACGTGAACGGCAACGGCTACGACGACCTGGTCATAGGCCAGCCGTACACGGCGGAGTCGGGCGCGTTCGCGGGCGGCCAGGTGACGGTGATCCCAGGCACGTCGACGGGCTTCACGACCACCGGCATGAAGACGGTCCACCAGGACACGTCCGGAGTCCCGGGCGCCGCCGAGTCGGGCGACGCGATGGGCTGGTCGGTCTCGGCGGGCGACTACAACCTGGACGGCTACGCGGACGTCCTGGCGGGCGCACCGAACGAGGACATCACGCGGGACGGTTCGTCGAGGAAGGACGCAGGCACGTCACTCCTCCTGAAGGGCACGTCGTCCGGCCTGACGGGCACGGGCGCGTCGGCGTTCTCGCAGGACACGACGGGGATCACCGGCTCCACGGAGGCGGCCGACCGCCTGGGCGCGTCGGTGACCCTGACGGACCTGTCCGGCTACGGCCGCGCGGATCTGGCGATCGGCGTGGACGGCGAGGACGCGGGCAACGGCACGATCCTGCAGCTGGACAGCGGCAGTTCGGGCGTATCGACGTCGGGTGGCGTCTACTACGGCCGTACGTTGCTGGGCACCCCGGCGGGCGCACACTTGGGCGAGACCCTGACGCCGTAGACGTATCCGCAGGAAGTAACCCATGCGCCGTGCTGCTCCCCGAAGCTGAGGGAGCGGCACGGCGCTCGGCGTCCCGGAGGACAGGACGACGCCCGCACGAGAAGACGAAGCTCCAGCAGAACCCGTCCTCGACGTACGAGATGAAGGCGAGGTTCACGACGGAGCGCCGCATGCTCTTCGCCGGTGACCGCCTGTACATCGGCGGTGAGCACGTCACGCAGCCGTCCACCGTCTTCGAGAAGAAGCAGCCGCTCGCGGCGGTTCTCGGGGGGAAGCAGGCGGCGGCTA
Protein-coding sequences here:
- a CDS encoding RNA polymerase sigma factor, with translation MLGDDAELTAAVLAAQDGDETAFRTVYRAVHPRLLGYVRTLVGDPDAEDVASEAWLQIARDLDRFSGDADRFRGWAARIARNRALDHIRMRGRRPAIGGDETELTGKPGEADTADEAMESLATGDALALIAQLPQDQAEAVVLRVVVGLDAKSAALTLGKRPGAVRTAAHRGLKRLAELLGADGPPSQGALDAVPPQRERRGPAVTSAGVTHSRIRAQKDM
- a CDS encoding RNA polymerase sigma factor, whose translation is MGRGGEPRRAQARDEELGAAVARAQEGDEAAFAVAYRLVQPGLVGYLRGLVGHDGETAEDIAAEAWLEIARDLGRFRGDGAGFRGWTATIARHRALDHLRRQKVRPRPSALEQDMLELPGPHSTSEQALESISTEQAIALIAGLPRDQAEAVLLRVVVGLDAPATARVLGKRPGAVRTAAYRGLKRLAEQLGAARGVTDDGAGPLGESR
- a CDS encoding FG-GAP-like repeat-containing protein codes for the protein MLGGAGAVTYAMADPSTGDSTDEVSRGKRPVSVHDIALRADGAKERELPRTSTKQFSLLGVSWTGVTKELEGTAQVRTRSIESAKWTGWQSLDLELHLPEKAEAGMRAASEPLWVGPSDGVEVRVVAADGTSSEALPKGLEVNLVDPGVTSKEADNPALDGSAMAPAAFAAPAADETTVPPDPGSGGGSGEPAPSDPPTDPPTEAPTEAPSSPTPTDPGTEPPTSPAPTGSPTASPDPEPTVPPAPPSTVSKPPILSRAAWGADESQVEDPPEYIDKVKAVFVHHTVGTNDYSCAQSASLVRGVMTYHVKTEGWNDLGYNFLVDKCGQVFEGRGGGTDLPVRGAHTYGFNGESAGIAVLGDFEGDPATGKPAGKPTRATLESVSRVAAWKLGQYGGDPLGKATLTAADDTGVWKKGDTPSLNTISGHRDGFATACPGKTLYAKLGEIRRYAASPARNSAIPTSDSNRDGITDLVAGTPKASGGVGSLTVVPGGLDGPVSGLKKTLTQSSPGVPGASEAGDNWAAATAWGDINGDGYADLAIGAPGEDDTTNKDRGAVTMLYGPDFTTGTDMQLADDFHYPGAKFGSAVAVGDFNADGKADVFAASTGTGGTWAARFKAGSEVGGTLTSGDTAISYADAASGDFNRDGYADVALNYRDQSGIGRVQWFKGTRSGLSRVGSLTVKGGRSLAVGDVNGNGYDDLVIGQPYTAESGAFAGGQVTVIPGTSTGFTTTGMKTVHQDTSGVPGAAESGDAMGWSVSAGDYNLDGYADVLAGAPNEDITRDGSSRKDAGTSLLLKGTSSGLTGTGASAFSQDTTGITGSTEAADRLGASVTLTDLSGYGRADLAIGVDGEDAGNGTILQLDSGSSGVSTSGGVYYGRTLLGTPAGAHLGETLTP